A DNA window from Purpureocillium takamizusanense chromosome 9, complete sequence contains the following coding sequences:
- a CDS encoding uncharacterized protein (EggNog:ENOG503P2SP), whose protein sequence is MQLVFFRHQRLCNASDYTSKQVSTRHLHSQIDINMGSMITSDVSNKGNPKDGIPWYLDSLEKIPPLAQRVLVEHGGLKPEEVKDHIMKIREKAWASSPYPCVGLFRFLDYSLPDSPLYDEVLQRLKSGRGEKLLDFGCCFGHDLRALITDGVPEESLCGAELNATFLELGYELFRDKDRIKTPFYTANVFDDDDALRRERAGEFDMIHLGSFLHLFDYAGQKRAATALLKMLKPNKSGALILGRQHGATKAKEVQNYLYKPTKESESNGRLPTFFNHDAASFRRMWDEIGEATGLRFDVGTEWGTWGSANGMDPAYYNLWSWEDKDTLRFKFWVRVL, encoded by the exons ATGCagctcgtcttcttcagaCACCAACGGCTCTGTAACGCTTCAGATTATACTTCAAAGCAAGTTAGCACAAGACACCTTCACAGCCAAATCGACATCAACATGGGTTCCATGATCACGAGCGACGTCAGCAACAAGGGCAATCCCAAGGATGGGATCCCGTGGTACCTCGACTCGCTGGAAAAGATTCCTCCCCTGGCCCAGCGCGTGCTggtcgagcatggcggccTCAAGCCCGAGGAAGTCAAGGACCACATCATGAAGATT CGCGAGAAAGCATGGGCCTCGTCCCCGTACCCCTGCGTCGGCCTCTTCCGCTTCCTAGACTACTCCCTGCCCGACTCCCCCCTGTACgacgaggtgctgcagcgcctcaagagcggccgcggcgagaagctcctcgactttggctgctgcttcgggcacgacctgcgcgccctcATCACCGACGGGGTGCCGGAGGAGAGCCTCTGCGGCGCGGAGCTCAACGCCACCTTCCTCGAGCTCGGGTACGAGCTCTTCCGCGACAAGGACCGCATCAAGACGCCCTTTTACACGGCCAAcgtcttcgacgacgacgacgcgctgcgccgggagcgggcgggcgagttCGACATGATCCACCTCGGCTCGTTCCTGCACCTCTTCGACTACGCGGGGCAGAagagggccgcgacggcgctgctcaagATGCTCAAGCCGAACAAGTCGGGGGCGCTCATCCTGGGccgccagcacggcgccaccaaggccaaggaggtgCAGAACTACCTGTACAAGCCGACCAAGGAGAGCGAGAGCAACGGCCGCCTGCCGACCTTTTTcaaccacgacgccgccagcttcCGCCGGATGTGGGACGAGATcggcgaggcgacgggccTGCGCTTCGACGTGGGCACCGAATGGGGCACCTGGGGGTCCGCCAACGGCATGGACCCGGCGTACTATAACCTCTGGTCCTgggaggacaaggacacgCTGCGCTTCAAGTTTTGGGTGCGCGTGCTGTAG